A single genomic interval of Hemibagrus wyckioides isolate EC202008001 linkage group LG13, SWU_Hwy_1.0, whole genome shotgun sequence harbors:
- the ankrd1b gene encoding ankyrin repeat domain-containing protein 1b, which translates to MECHSLDLFSGEDNELDLVKVAGKSFGVDEGADALKIHLPGEYEKSICQERKDELRINSKLDSDYEFAKSNNIDQLNHDFQKILEVRQRRNVRKISEHKQQQPAPEIVADFVDEEDFLKAVVENKLPVVESYLARRADPNACDSFNCTALHRACSQGNVEIVRRLLEAGALIENKDKLDATAVHWACRGGSLPVLELLLNHNGNIHAKDKLQSTPLHVAVRTGHYECAEHLIHCGADVNAKDREGDTPMHDAVRLNRFKFIQLLLLHGANLKLKNYEGKSPMDSVLKWQNGAKSILDNYKHSKNSQEK; encoded by the exons GTTGCTGGCAAGAGTTTTGGTGTGGATGAAGGAGCTGATGCTTTAAAAATTCATCTGCCAGGTGAATATGAGAAATCGATCTGCCAAGAGAGAAAAGATGAGTTGAGGATCAACAGTAAGCTTGACAGTGACTATGAATTTGCAAAG TCGAACAACATTGACCAACTAAACCACGACTTCCAGAAGATTTTGGAAGTGAGGCAGAGGAGGAACGTGAGGAAGATCTCTGAGCACAAACAACAACAGCCAGCACCTGAGATAGTG GCTGATTTTGTTGATGAAGAGGACTTTCTGAAAGCAGTAGTGGAAAACAAATTACCAGTGGTTGAGAGTTATCTCGCCAGGCGGGCAGACCCAAACGCATGCGATAGT TTCAACTGCACAGCTCTCCACAGAGCATGTTCTCAGGGGAATGTTGAGATTGTGAGGAGACTGCTGGAAGCTGGGGCTTTAATTGAAAACAAGGATAAG CTTGACGCCACTGCTGTTCACTGGGCCTGCCGTGGAGGAAGCCTGCCTGTTCTCGAGCTGCTCCTCAACCACAATGGCAACATCCATGCCAAAGACAAG CTCCAGAGTACTCCTCTTCATGTGGCCGTGAGGACAGGCCACTATGAATGTGCTGAACATCTCATTCACTGTGGTGCCGACGTCAACGCCAAAGACAGA GAGGGAGATACGCCAATGCATGATGCTGTACGGCTGAACAGATTCAAATTTATCCAGCTCCTCCTGTTGCATGGAGCCAATCTGAAATTGAAGAACTAT GAGGGTAAATCACCAATGGACAGCGTTTTGAAGTGGCAGAATGGAGCCAAATCTATCCTAGACAACTATAAGCACAGTAAAAACTCACAAGAAAAGTAA